TAATCATCGAGTTATGGGTCGCCGACCGTTACGATGCTTGTTTGATAAGTCCGCCCGCGTAAGTTGGTGATAATCAGAGAGTTAGGAGGCGATGGCTTCGCATGGGTGCGGCGGCGTAAGTTGCTGATAATCAAGTAGTTACAAGTTGCCGCCGCTTTACCTGTCTCGGCTGCTTGTTTTGCTTGTTCTCCCACATAAGTTACTGATAATCAGCGAGTTACAAGCCGCCGTCACTTCGCCTAAATCTATTACCTGTTATATTGTGTCCATTTTATTTAAAAATAGAAAGTATTCCTCCTGCACCACAACTAACTTCTAAAACATCTAATTTTTTGTTTTTTATCTTATAATTTGCATTTAAAAATTGAAATATTCTTTTTCCTCTAAATACTTGGTCTGCAAAAAATTTTTCGCTAGCCATGTTTTCGCCTACATACAACTTTCTATATTCGCTATTATAAAATTCTGCATATACTTTTCCTGTCATTCTTGGAGAAACATAAAATAGTCCGCAATTTTTGCAAATTACCGTATAGTATGTTAGTCCGTATCTATCTTTTTCAGCAAGCAGTTCATATTCATTGCTTTTGCAAGCAGCACAGTTTACTTCTTCGAACTCGTATTGTCCTTTTTCTATTTTTAGTTCTACATCAGCTTTTGCTTGTAATTGTATTTCGTTTAGTTTGTAAATAGGTTTACCATCATTTTTAAATCTTGGGCTAAGCATAATTTTCATATTTTTTTACAAATCCATTAAAAATCAAACACAAAAAATATTATTTTCTAATTATTTATGGCTTTGCAATATTTGTTTTAATTTTGTGAAAAAATCTCAAAATAATTAGGTCTGAAAAATGAATAAAATAAAATTAGCAAGCATTATGCTTATAAAACATTCCAAATTTTTTAGGAATTTTTTAAAAACATTTTTTTCGAGAAACTCTTTTGTGAAGGAACAATTATTAGAGGTGAATTTCTTAGAGCAATACATTAATAGTTTATATAGTGCTGAGAGTTTAAAAGAGAAAAGATTTTATAATATAGGTGCTGGTTCTCAAAGAAGCAAATATGATATATGGACTTATATTGACTTAGAATCAAGCAAGTATAGTAAAGAAGGAATAGATATATTTTATAATTTGGAATCTTTAGCTCCAATACCTCTACCAGATAATCATGCTGAAGTTATTTTTAATTCTTTTGTAATAGAACATATATCAATTGATGCTACTAAAAATTTATGCAAAGAAGCATATAGAATTTTGAAAAAAGGTGGAGTGTTTCACTCAAAAGTTCATTGTTATGATTATGCATACAAACTTTATAAACATCATTTAATTTCTCCCAAAACACCGTTTGAATGTAGAGAATCAAAAGAAAAATTAAATAGTTTTATAAAAAAACATAAAGGTAGAGTTAAAGCCACATTTAACGACAAAAATGAGTACGTTATTCAAAGTTTGGTAAACTCAGAAGAATTAATTTTTAATTCAGAAAATACTTTTCTTTACCATAATGCCGTAGCTGCTATGGACAATTTGTATGCTAAATCTCCTGATTTGAGAGCAAGTCTAAATAAATGTGATACTGGAAGCGTAGAATCTTTTTATAAAAATGTTTTAAATTTTGTTGACCAAAACAAAAAAGAACCACATCAACATAATGCAGACTATTTCTCAAAAGAAAAATTGTTTTCATATCTAAAAAATCTTGGATTTTCTGAAGTCTATTTTACTCAACCTTTCCAAAGCATTAGTCCAGCCTTGTGGGAAGATAAACTTAATACTGTTCATAAGGGATTTCTATTCTCCATCGAAGCGATAAAATAGTTAAAAGTTATACTTTTCCAAATGCTGTTTTATTGCACAAAATGCTTATAATTAAGCAGTTACAAGTTGCCGCCGCTATGTCTGTCTTGCCCACCTGCTTTGCTTCTCCGCCTGCGTAAGCCTTTAATAATCAGATAGTTACAAGCAACCAACCACTCCGCCCACATAAGTTACTGATAATCAGCGAGTTATGGGTCGCCGACCGTTACGATGCTTGTTTGATAAGTCCGCCCGCGTAAGTTGGTGATAATCATATGCTTATAAGGTAGTTTTTAGTGTTGAATTTTTAGTTTTTAGTATGAGCTCGCTATTCGCTCGCCCACCTTCGTAAGTCATTGATAATTAGACAGTTATGCGAGTGGCGACCATTTGGCTCAACCGTTTTAGGCTGCGGCGACGTAAGTTGTTGATAATCAGGTAGTTACATGGTCGCAGCGACCGCTTCGGCGCTTCGCGTTTCGGCGCGACTCAACGACCGCAACGACCTCCGCTCTACAAAGCCCTTATAACCAGAGAGTTACGCCACCACAACAACTAAACACTAAAAACTAAGCACTCAACACTAACTAAAAACTAATTAAAAAATCACTTTGCTGAAATAAATTCCACAGAAAAAATCTCAAGTAAAATACAGGTTATTATTAAATTTATTATC
Above is a window of Bacteroidales bacterium DNA encoding:
- a CDS encoding class I SAM-dependent methyltransferase encodes the protein MNKIKLASIMLIKHSKFFRNFLKTFFSRNSFVKEQLLEVNFLEQYINSLYSAESLKEKRFYNIGAGSQRSKYDIWTYIDLESSKYSKEGIDIFYNLESLAPIPLPDNHAEVIFNSFVIEHISIDATKNLCKEAYRILKKGGVFHSKVHCYDYAYKLYKHHLISPKTPFECRESKEKLNSFIKKHKGRVKATFNDKNEYVIQSLVNSEELIFNSENTFLYHNAVAAMDNLYAKSPDLRASLNKCDTGSVESFYKNVLNFVDQNKKEPHQHNADYFSKEKLFSYLKNLGFSEVYFTQPFQSISPALWEDKLNTVHKGFLFSIEAIK